From one Allorhizobium ampelinum S4 genomic stretch:
- a CDS encoding efflux RND transporter permease subunit — protein MSEQSSQSRPRFNLSKWALDHQSLVIFLMLAAVLSGILSYQKLSRNEDPPFTIKTMVVGARWPGASAADTVNLLTDKLEKKLSETPHLDYTQSYTRPGQSVIMVNLRDDTPPSEVEGVWYTVRKKMADISSILPEGVEGPAFDDEFGDTYGSIYAFRAEGFSQRELRDRVEAIRSEILSLPDIGKVNILGAQDEQIVIEFSQSKLASLDIDPSSAIEAIRAQNSVNPIGTVQTSEENISVRVTGAFASEDSLKDITLKLGSRYFRLDSIATISRTITDPPAASVRVNGKEVIALAVSMAKDGNLLSFGEALKDRMHAIASKLPYGIEMIQVADQSTVVRDAVNGFMKVLVEAIIIVLAVSFISLGARAGLVITASIPLVLALTFLGMELTGVGLQRISLGALIIALGLLVDDAMITVESMVSCLEKGRSRLVAATHAYETTAFPMLTGTLVMIAGFIPVGFAASSAGEYTFSLFMVILIALSSSWIVAVLFSPILGTWILPRSLAHTHKKTGIVMATYRKILGWNLQHRWLTILFAVAAFALSLAGLGQLKQQFFPASDRPELLVGLTLPQNASRAATDIRARELEAVLRTDRDIDHFITYVGSGSIRFYLPMDLQLDNDNVTETVVVAKSVEKREAVRRKIEAVLNERFSDLVTRVSPLELGPPVGWPLKFRVSGPDYQQVRALSAKVAAIIGQNPDTRDVNLTAGEPQKSVTIKVNQIEARALGMSSESIASEIAAVFSGSKVTTVRDKDKLVDVMVKGVEADRNSVSTTGNLELRTGDGNYVPLRQVASVAYGMEDPIIWRQQGKPMIIVQADVQKNALAATVAMQADAQLNALRSELPMGYSIIAGGITEESEKGNSSIYAVIPVMLFAIAVLLMVQMQSFSRMALAVFMAPFGLIGVVAAMWPTGTPMGFVAQLGVIALSGMIIRNAVILIQEIDQNVALGQSPKDAIIAASIHRARPIVLTACAAILGMIPIAAEIFWGPMAFAIIGGLAVATMLTLTLLPCAMSLLLNAEHKARSKTDSDGKAEVQP, from the coding sequence GTGAGCGAACAATCATCCCAGTCGCGTCCCCGTTTCAATTTGTCGAAATGGGCGCTCGACCATCAATCGCTTGTCATCTTCCTGATGCTTGCCGCAGTCCTCAGTGGCATCCTCAGCTATCAAAAGCTTTCGCGCAACGAAGATCCACCCTTCACCATCAAGACGATGGTTGTCGGTGCCCGCTGGCCAGGCGCCAGTGCAGCCGACACCGTCAATCTGCTGACCGACAAGCTTGAAAAGAAGCTCTCGGAGACGCCACATCTCGATTACACGCAAAGCTATACCAGGCCCGGCCAGTCGGTCATCATGGTCAACCTGCGTGACGACACCCCGCCCAGTGAGGTCGAGGGCGTCTGGTACACGGTTCGCAAAAAAATGGCGGACATTTCCTCGATATTGCCGGAGGGGGTCGAAGGACCAGCTTTCGACGATGAATTCGGCGATACGTATGGAAGCATTTATGCGTTTCGTGCGGAGGGCTTTAGTCAACGCGAACTGCGTGACCGCGTGGAGGCAATCCGCAGTGAAATCCTCTCCCTGCCTGACATCGGCAAAGTCAACATTCTCGGTGCGCAGGACGAACAGATCGTCATCGAATTCTCGCAGAGCAAGCTTGCCAGCCTGGACATCGATCCGTCCAGCGCAATCGAAGCCATCCGTGCCCAGAATTCCGTCAATCCGATTGGAACAGTCCAGACCAGTGAAGAGAATATCTCGGTTCGCGTCACCGGAGCGTTTGCCTCCGAAGACAGCCTGAAAGACATCACGTTAAAGCTTGGCAGCCGATATTTCCGGCTCGACTCCATCGCGACGATCTCCCGCACGATCACCGATCCGCCCGCCGCCTCGGTGCGCGTCAACGGAAAGGAGGTCATTGCTCTGGCCGTTTCGATGGCAAAGGATGGAAACCTTCTCTCTTTCGGCGAGGCCCTGAAAGATCGCATGCACGCGATTGCCTCAAAGCTTCCCTACGGGATCGAGATGATCCAGGTCGCGGATCAATCGACGGTCGTGAGGGATGCCGTCAACGGTTTCATGAAAGTTCTGGTGGAGGCGATCATTATCGTACTGGCCGTTTCCTTTATATCCTTGGGGGCAAGGGCCGGGTTGGTTATCACCGCGTCCATTCCTCTCGTTCTTGCCCTGACATTCCTTGGCATGGAGTTGACCGGCGTTGGACTTCAGCGAATTTCGCTGGGTGCTTTGATCATTGCGTTGGGCCTGCTGGTGGATGATGCGATGATCACCGTCGAAAGCATGGTCTCCTGCCTTGAAAAGGGCAGGTCGCGTCTGGTCGCGGCAACCCATGCCTATGAGACGACCGCATTTCCAATGCTGACCGGCACATTGGTGATGATCGCTGGCTTCATTCCGGTGGGTTTTGCCGCCTCAAGTGCTGGAGAATATACCTTCTCTCTGTTCATGGTGATCCTGATTGCTCTGTCATCGTCCTGGATCGTTGCCGTGCTGTTTTCGCCGATCCTTGGCACCTGGATATTGCCCCGCAGCCTCGCGCATACCCATAAGAAGACGGGTATCGTCATGGCCACCTATCGCAAAATACTGGGCTGGAACCTTCAGCATCGGTGGTTGACGATCCTGTTTGCGGTTGCCGCTTTTGCCCTGTCCCTTGCTGGGCTCGGGCAATTGAAGCAGCAGTTCTTCCCGGCTTCCGATAGACCGGAACTGCTGGTCGGTCTTACGCTTCCGCAAAATGCATCGCGGGCCGCGACAGACATCCGTGCGCGCGAATTGGAAGCGGTCTTGCGAACCGACCGCGACATCGATCATTTCATCACCTATGTCGGCTCAGGCTCCATTCGCTTTTATCTGCCAATGGATCTGCAACTCGACAACGATAATGTTACGGAAACCGTGGTCGTCGCCAAAAGCGTCGAAAAACGGGAGGCCGTCCGCCGCAAGATCGAAGCTGTGCTCAATGAGCGTTTTTCGGATCTCGTCACGCGCGTTTCGCCTCTTGAACTCGGTCCTCCCGTCGGATGGCCGCTGAAGTTTCGGGTTTCGGGGCCGGACTATCAGCAGGTCCGTGCCCTGTCGGCAAAAGTCGCTGCGATCATCGGTCAAAATCCAGATACCCGTGACGTCAATCTCACGGCGGGTGAACCGCAGAAAAGCGTGACGATCAAGGTGAACCAGATCGAGGCCCGTGCCTTGGGCATGAGTTCGGAATCGATCGCCAGTGAGATTGCGGCGGTCTTCTCGGGGTCGAAAGTCACCACGGTTCGTGACAAAGACAAACTCGTTGATGTCATGGTCAAAGGGGTTGAGGCTGACCGTAACTCGGTATCGACCACAGGCAATCTGGAACTGCGCACCGGCGATGGAAACTATGTGCCGCTTCGGCAAGTCGCTTCGGTCGCCTATGGGATGGAAGACCCGATCATCTGGCGCCAGCAAGGAAAGCCGATGATTATTGTTCAGGCTGATGTTCAAAAGAATGCCTTGGCCGCCACGGTCGCCATGCAGGCCGATGCCCAGCTTAATGCTCTGCGCTCAGAGCTTCCCATGGGGTACTCCATTATTGCGGGCGGCATCACGGAAGAATCCGAGAAAGGCAATTCGTCAATCTATGCCGTTATTCCTGTGATGCTGTTTGCCATTGCAGTTCTGTTGATGGTCCAGATGCAGAGCTTTTCCAGAATGGCCTTGGCTGTGTTCATGGCGCCTTTTGGTCTCATTGGCGTGGTTGCAGCTATGTGGCCGACCGGCACGCCCATGGGCTTTGTTGCGCAACTCGGTGTCATCGCCTTGTCCGGGATGATCATTCGCAACGCTGTCATCCTCATTCAGGAGATTGACCAGAACGTCGCGCTTGGCCAATCGCCAAAAGACGCCATCATCGCCGCCTCGATCCATCGCGCCCGTCCGATTGTTCTGACCGCCTGTGCCGCAATTCTCGGCATGATCCCGATTGCAGCCGAGATTTTCTGGGGCCCCATGGCCTTTGCGATCATTGGCGGGCTTGCGGTGGCAACCATGCTGACCCTGACGCTGCTGCCTTGTGCGATGTCGTTGTTGCTGAATGCCGAACACAAGGCGCGATCGAAAACTGACTCGGACGGCAAAGCGGAGGTTCAACCGTGA
- a CDS encoding DUF3313 domain-containing protein: MAGLLLVLALAGCSSVPLTQSGTLSSYKGLGPVEGRFSKSRSFADTPAIVAAQTVSIAPTRLSPLASSRLHDAGNDRLVSNALDRAMCIDLSDKYRIVGPGEAADLIVHAVITDIVPTSKAVAGLSTAVTLGTSFVLPVGVPRLPIGLGGLAVEAEAVDAKGEQRAAIVWSRGANSITNTARVSEVGDAYGLASSFASQFSEILVKGRKSSGLDLSLPSGQKMKSQLGGKPKNAACEVFGRAPGLGGVLSGVVGAPPSWTDHPTK; encoded by the coding sequence GTGGCAGGTCTCCTTCTTGTGCTGGCATTGGCTGGATGTAGCTCCGTTCCGCTCACTCAGTCCGGTACGCTGTCCTCCTATAAAGGCTTGGGGCCTGTTGAAGGTCGCTTCAGCAAATCGCGCAGTTTCGCGGATACCCCGGCTATAGTGGCGGCGCAAACGGTTTCCATTGCTCCCACACGGCTGTCGCCGCTGGCCTCTTCGAGGCTCCATGACGCCGGGAATGACAGGCTGGTCTCCAATGCTCTGGATCGCGCTATGTGTATCGATCTCAGTGATAAATACCGGATTGTCGGTCCCGGAGAGGCGGCTGATCTCATTGTTCACGCTGTAATAACCGACATAGTCCCGACCAGCAAAGCCGTGGCGGGCCTGTCGACCGCAGTCACATTGGGAACCTCCTTTGTTCTTCCCGTGGGTGTCCCGCGTCTGCCGATCGGACTAGGAGGCCTGGCTGTCGAGGCGGAAGCGGTTGATGCAAAAGGGGAACAACGAGCGGCCATCGTCTGGTCGCGCGGTGCAAATTCCATCACCAATACTGCACGTGTTTCAGAAGTCGGTGACGCCTATGGCCTTGCATCTTCATTTGCCAGCCAGTTCTCAGAGATACTCGTAAAAGGCCGGAAGTCCTCTGGTTTGGACCTTTCCTTGCCCTCAGGCCAAAAAATGAAGTCACAGCTGGGTGGAAAGCCTAAAAATGCGGCGTGTGAGGTGTTCGGGCGGGCGCCGGGTCTCGGTGGTGTTCTGTCTGGTGTCGTTGGTGCTCCACCGTCCTGGACAGATCATCCAACCAAGTGA
- a CDS encoding helix-turn-helix domain-containing protein, giving the protein MAVWNANEMPERDRFPYWREVLCEAYIALNPILEGEQRFKGEVKANLLDCINVTTISSSRQKIHRRRLDISRMPHEVYFLNLQVKGQCRMMQGSREALLEPGDFSLVDSTEPYLNDYCSDDWTQYSFRIPRAMLKPLLKQADKQTAIRFTSAHPIASVAIDYLKSVAQNAEHIGTASTPIANHIVDLVAMAAGVSTTEEDRARGTLRSQLSRSVIQFIGAHAADPTLTPAKAAQHFKISVRYVHRLLEESGETFSRLLLKRRLERCADDLRAEAAISISEIAFRWGFNDLSHFSKTFRHHFGVAPRDYRGQ; this is encoded by the coding sequence ATGGCAGTCTGGAACGCGAACGAAATGCCGGAACGGGACCGCTTTCCCTATTGGAGGGAGGTTCTGTGCGAAGCCTATATTGCCCTCAATCCCATTCTTGAGGGCGAGCAGCGCTTCAAGGGAGAGGTTAAGGCCAATCTGCTCGATTGCATCAACGTGACAACCATTTCGTCAAGCCGGCAGAAGATACATCGCAGACGTCTGGATATCAGCCGTATGCCGCACGAAGTCTACTTCCTCAATCTTCAGGTAAAGGGACAGTGCCGGATGATGCAAGGATCGCGGGAAGCGCTGCTGGAGCCGGGTGATTTTTCGCTTGTGGATTCAACCGAGCCTTATCTCAACGATTACTGTAGCGATGACTGGACCCAATATTCCTTCCGCATCCCGCGAGCCATGCTGAAACCATTGCTGAAACAGGCAGACAAGCAAACGGCAATCCGCTTTACCAGTGCGCATCCCATAGCGTCCGTTGCCATCGACTATCTGAAATCCGTCGCGCAGAATGCGGAACACATCGGGACTGCCTCGACGCCGATTGCAAATCACATCGTCGATCTCGTCGCCATGGCGGCAGGCGTGTCCACGACCGAAGAAGACCGCGCCCGTGGAACACTCAGATCGCAACTTTCACGGTCGGTTATTCAGTTTATCGGCGCGCATGCCGCAGACCCCACACTGACCCCCGCCAAAGCGGCACAGCACTTCAAAATATCGGTCCGCTACGTCCACCGTCTTCTTGAGGAGAGCGGGGAGACCTTCAGCCGCCTGCTGCTCAAGCGGCGTTTGGAGCGATGTGCCGACGATCTCCGTGCTGAGGCCGCAATTTCAATCAGTGAAATCGCGTTCCGGTGGGGATTCAACGACCTTTCACACTTCAGTAAAACCTTCAGGCACCATTTCGGAGTGGCTCCTCGCGACTATCGGGGCCAGTAG